tacacacatacatacatacatacatacatacatacatacatacatacatacagccagacagccagccacataTAGTTCATTTCTGTCATCTTAATGAAACTAATGTTACTAACTACAAGGTTAAAAACGATCGGGATAAATTGTAGGCTAGTATTTTGAAGTAAAAAGTAGCGagctgtactgaccttgcctgaGATCCTGGTCATCCAACACGTTATATGCAGCATATTCATTCACACCATGCATCCTCAGTATCTGAACCACGGCATTACTGAAACCACACATTGGCTGGGCAGGCGTCCCCTTTATAAACACCACCACCTTGTCCTTCTTCACCATATCACCAAGGTCTTTCTGTAAGGCCGCAGAACACATAAGCCGGGCCGAGGACACCAACGATGCATGTTGTCCATCAACTTGCTTCGGTGGATAGACCGAAGAACTCAACCGAAGACAGCGAACTGTAGACCGAATTAGGTTGTTCATTGTCTTCGTTTGAAGGAAGTTTTAAACAAACAGAGACACTTTCACACACTCGGGAGCAGTGTTACCAACTAATTTTCAGTGGAAGTTGCTAGAAGCAGGTCGATTTGTTGCTAAAAGTTGCTAAATGACGGGGTGACGTAATTGCGTGTGAAGTCATTACGCAAAAACGTAAAAGATCGTCATTACGTAGAATACACAATAACGTTACTCAAATTGACTGGCCATCTCGGCGAAAgatatgatttgacatttgttagtttagatttgtttgtttattatcaTGTGTTTATATtaattttacaaataaaaatatcattttttttatGACCACATTGTTACTTTTAAAGACAACACATTGAATTATTGAACAATTACACATTAttgaacaattacattttatttattttctttttaacTAGTAAACCTACACATTCTGAACAATTATAGTTTTAAGCAGTGTATTGGTAGTTAGTTAACATGCTACCTAACTGATCAACGATTATAGGTACAGGCTAATAACAAGGCATATATGCTATCTTATTGAACAAGCAACTGAACTCAAATAATGATGTATGCGCTAGGCATCTCTCTCCAGGTTGTTGTGCTGCTTGGCTGGCTAGCTGCacactggtttcctccagatattgccactgttctcacacacactgcagtgCACACTGCCACCATCAGCTGTGTGTCTCCGCCAGTTCCAGAAAGTCCACTCCTTGCATACGTACTGTAAATATGATGAATCATAGATTGGTCAGGAAATCCTCTTCATATTCACTGTCCAACTGCATTGTCACGGAGCTGGAACCAGCAGAAGAGGATGGAGTGGCCTTATAGCTGTATGCTGCTGTGGTGCCAAACTGCTGCAGAacttcatttacattacatttacatttacatttaagtcatttagcagacgctcttatccagagcgacttacaaattggtgcattcacctaatgacatccagtggaacagccactttacaatagtgcatctagatcttttaaggggggggggggcagaaggattgctttatcctatcctaggtattccttgaagaggtggggtttcaggtgtctccggaaggtggtgattgactccgctgtcctggcgtcgtgagggagtttgttccaccattggggtgccagagcagcgaacagttttgactgggctgagcgggaactgtacttcctcagtggtagggaggcgagcaggccagaggtggatgaacgcagtgcccttgtttgggtgtagggcctgatcagagcctgaaggtactgaggtgccgttcccctcacagctccgtaggcaagcaccatggtcttgcagcggatgcgagcttcaactggaagccagtgaaaTGCGGTAGTTTATGTTGGTAACAGGtatcaccagccagcttcagtccATACCGCACCAGGAGTATGGAGTTGAGAGtgtgcagtgacattctatttctTAACTTTGACTTGACCACACTCATTTGGCTGAACAGCCGTTCAACCTCCGCATTTGAGTGTGGCAAGGAGAGGGCAGCGAGTGCAGCTTTGCACAGTTCTTCAAATGGATTTGGTGCATACACTGCTTTGTACGCCTCGTGCCGTTCTGGGGAAATCAAAAACCAGTTGTAGGTTTCCCTGATTAAGTACTCAACACTCCTAGGGATGGTTTCTTTGGATGCTTCACAGACAGCCAATTGTAAAGACTGGCACACACAGCAGATGAGTACCAAATTGGGCAATGCACATTCTTTCTTTAAAATCTTGTGCACCCCGTTGTGCACCCCAGTCATCACGGACGCATTATCAGTGCCAATACCCTGAAGATTCTCTTTTTTAAGGCTACACTTCTCAAGAAACTCAACTACCTCCTCTGCTATTAATCTGGCATCGCCCCCCTCCAATTCAACCAGGCCGAGAAATGTGGACACAAGGTTCTTTTTTTAGCACTGAAATACTGAATCACCACACCCAGGTATTTCGAGACACTGACATCAGTGGACTCATCCAAAAGGAGACTGAACTTCTCATCCCCCACATCTGATGTTACTCTTTTGAGAAAATAAGGAGCCAGTACTCCCCTAATCTTTTCTGTGCACTTGGTGCGGTgcatttggaagtttgctgccacaTAATCTGAAAAGGCAGTTTTGCAAGCCATACCTAAATGGTTGCATGCTAGCAGCGAACAATGCTCTGCAGTGGCCATTGCCATAGTAGCTTCTGTGCTTTTGCAGTTATCCACTTTTTTAACCAACTGTGGTAATGTAGACTGCGTTGTGGGGTTGTATGGTTTTGATTTATTTATGTGCTTTGCTGTAGCCCAATGTTTTTTGATGTCATACATTTTTGCAAGCATATCTGATTTGCAGTACGCACAGTATGCCTGACAATCATCCCCAATTACTGGCTTCAGCCACCCTTTAAATTCAGGTACAGACTCCCACTCTTTTCTGTACTTCTGTCtgtacaattttgattgagacatgttaattgatgttgtaagttctgttcaagatcaaacacttgtgaccaactatattcattgggtTTGTCTTGTCGAACgcatactactgctgctgcagtcgtttttgtgtcatttagaggggAAATGTGTGCATTTTAGCATTTGAGTCAtttttcaaaagttgctaaatgtttcaaatacattttttaaagtagCTAAATTGGTTGCTATGTGCTGTTTGAAAAAAAAGTTGCCAGGGTACtctgaaaagttgctaaatctaGCAACAAAATTGCTAAGTTTGCATCACTGCTCGGGAGCAGGGCAACACATTTATAGTTGAGACAAATATCAACCTCGATGTCATGTGACAAGATGGAAGCAACTAGTTCTGAATGTTGATTGGACAGCATAAATTCCGGCACGCGTGTCATTCTTTCAAGTTAACACCAATTACGTAAGTTACACAATTGTGGGTGATGAAATAGCATGCCAAACTATTTACTTTGACAATAATAAATAGTCctagataaaaaatatatatattataaaacaGAAACGTCAGAAAATTTGTCTTTGTTAAATTTTTTAACATAACATGTGAACATTAGCTTCcggttttgtgatgtcattagtgGCTTCCCACTTTTAgcgtaaaaaacaaacaaaagagttGTTCATCCGACGATCAAAACGTGCAATCATTCATACAACACAGGTTTGTAACATATTATGAGTAGTGCTACTAATTGTATTGCAATGAAAACCGTGCGTTATATATTTAACAACACAGTTGATAAGAAGGTTTGGGGTTAGAAAGAAGTTGagatt
This portion of the Salvelinus fontinalis isolate EN_2023a chromosome 27, ASM2944872v1, whole genome shotgun sequence genome encodes:
- the glrx5 gene encoding glutaredoxin-related protein 5, mitochondrial; this encodes MNNLIRSTVRCLRLSSSVYPPKQVDGQHASLVSSARLMCSAALQKDLGDMVKKDKVVVFIKGTPAQPMCGFSNAVVQILRMHGVNEYAAYNVLDDQDLRQGVKDFSNWPTIPQIFLNGEFVGGCDIFLQMHQNGDLVEELQKLGIRSVLLDAEKESK